The genomic region TCAATGACTCATCAGCTGACAATCCAATTAGACCAAAAAGATACGGGAGCAAAAGGTAATTGAGAGAGTGAAGGACACAGCTGCTAACAAGGTTTTCAACAAGAAAACATGCAAACAATACAAAAGATTTGATAATTAATCTTAAAATAATGTGTCAGGACAAACACTGGATGTCTCAGCGATATAAAAAACCATGTCTAAAATCTCTTATCTTCACTGGTCCTCATTCAGAGGCCAGCACAGTGAGCCAAGTGCTGAAGATCAGTCTTCACCTCACCAGAGATTTCCACCTTCAGCAGAGatgaaaagaaaacacaaaaacaaaaagcaaatTAAGAGAATAAAATAGAAATGAGGCTTAAAGGTCTGCTCTACTGCACTGAGAGAGAGAGCCTGAAAATAGCCTCCTCTCTCCTCACTGCGGAGGCCCGTGATTGGCCTGATGAATGCTGACAGCACGGATGTTTCTACGTGGTGGAGGGGGGAGCAGCGCTCTCTCTATAAAAGCTCCAGATCTGCAGCATCACTGACTGGTGCAGTGCAAAAGCGCTCTCTCATCCTCACCGATGGTGTGCAGAACAAGGGGGACATAAAAaaagattctgaatcgaatcgcaaATTTTTTTTCTTAAACAAAAAAACTCACAGCAACAAAAACTCATCATGAGCTACGAATCCTTCTTCTCCTACCGACGTCCTTGGGACAAAAACTCTCGATCCACTAAATCCTCCATGTCTTCCTCTCTGTACTCTTCTCCTCGGCTTCAGTCTGGAAAACGGATCCTGAAGATGACCTCCTCTTCCCTTCCAGATGGCTCCCAGAGGATGGACCTGACCCAGGCCAGCTCCATCAACACGGAGCTGCTGGAAGTGCGAtcccaggagagggctcagcttgTCGACCTGAATGACCGCTTCGCCACCTACATCGAGAAGGTGAGGCACCTGGAGCTGCAGAACCGAGCCCTGCTGGCTGAGCTGGACGCATTGAGACGACGTCAGAATGATCCATCCCATCTTCAGGCACTCTATGAGGGGGAGGCTCGGAGTCTGAGGGCCCTGATCGACTCAGAGAACAATGAGAAGATGAAGATGGAGGCAGAGAGAGACTACCTGCAGGACGTGTGCGAGCAGATGAAGGAGCGATGCGAGGAGGAGGCAAGGCAGCGTATAGATGCTGAGGAGGCCCTGCAGAGGGCCAGAGAGGAAGCGAGCAGAGTCGTGCTTTACAACTGTGATGCTGAGGCCACGGTGGTGTCTCTGTGTGATGAAATTATGTTCCTGAAGAAAGTCTTTGCAGAAGAGCAAGCAGAGCTTCAGGCCCAGCTGCAGGTATCTAACATCACAGTGGATGTGGAGTTGTCCAGACCGGATCTCTCCACCGCCCTTCGAGACATCCGGGCACAATATGAGCGGCTAGCCAACAAGAACATGCAGGCTGCTGAGGACTGGTGCAAGAGCAAGTTTGCAAGTGTGGCAGAGATGGCCAGCAAAAACAACGAAGCTGTGCACGCCATCCGAGAAGAGACCATGGAGTACCGCAGGCTGCTTCAGTCCCGCTCCTCGGAGATCGAGGCTCTCCAAAATGTCATCAACTCTCTAAATAAACAGCTGGAGGATCTAGAGGACACACAGGCTAAAGAGGTGGAGAAGTACCAGGTGAATGGGGAATGTCTTTGTAGAATCTGTTGGTTCTGCGTTGATGTTCCGAGCCTATGTTGGACATCTGTGTAGGATTTCTTTTCACTTTTTAATCAGTTGTATGATTGTGTTTGTTGCTTTGTAGATGCGGATAGGTGAGCTGGAGCAGGACATCACTGAAGCCAAACAGGAGATGGCTCACTACCTGAGAGAGTACCAAGACCTTCTCAACGTCAAGATGGCCCTGGACATTGAAATAGCAGCGTACAGGTGAGAAATGCCTTGCTGGACTTCCACACTCGCTTTCTGAACATCAGCTTGATACATTGTCTCCGTTCCACAGGAAACTCCTGGAGGGGGAGGAGATTCGGCTGACGTACCCTTCCCTTCAAGCTCTAATTTAAAACCCAGAGGTTACCGACCTCAACCTGAACCCTTCACACCCCTCCATCTCTAACCTGAGCATCTCTCCTTACAtcaccccctccctccctccctccctcatctTCATTCATCATCATTCCTCCTCCATAATcctcaaaaacaaacaacaaaaaaagcaaaTGAAAATCTCTTCCCTCCCAAGATGGCTGCGCCCTTGTACTGAACAAGAGGTCCACAAGAAGTCCCCCTTCTTCTACACACGTTCTGACACCACGCATCAAGAAGACGACAAACAGAGTGGCTGCATTGCATTAGTTACAGGCTGATTCATTTGACTTCCTCTGTGATTCAGGCTCAGGACCAAGCATCGGAGCTGGCCGTGGGACTTAACCCAAACCTCTCTGCACAAACAACCGGCCaactgtttgtgaaggaggagaaaTAACTCCTGCTAACTCTCAATGCTTGGGTTGGATCTGCATCACTCAGAGCTCTACAACCAGTTAGTCAGTGTTCTGCACCCTATAGCTCCAAAGTAGTAACTGAGTAAACCAGTAACCATCTTTTTATGTTTCTATTTCATTTGGATCTAACTGTGCAAAATATAAAACAGTAAATATTTCTATCTGCTTTTCCATTATGGATAATTGGCTTTATCAAACCAACAATAAAACTCTTTTTCTTCCTGCAGTATCTCGTAGATTTGCTCATACCGTGGAGGAATGTTTGTTTTTCTGGTCTCTCCTGAGAAATATTCAGTGTTTCTTCAGCCACTGTGTACCAGACTATTTTTGTTCTGTGGGTTAATTTGAAGCTAAGAAataaaaccatccatccattttctgaacccgcttgtccatgtagggtcacgggggggcgctggtgcctatctccagcggtcaatgggcagtcaggcggggtacaccctgacagagagccagtccatcgcagggaagAAATAAAACAGAAACTAAAATGCAGGAGCACCTCATTTCTCTGCTGACTGTAGAACTCTAAGGTAATTAACGTCCGTAAACGTAATACCAAGTTTGCACCACTACGCTTGTCGCAACTGTAACAGCAAGCAACACGCTGAATAAACTTTCAACTGACCTCTGTTTGTCAGTGTTGCTTTCATTTGACACTTGCAGAAACAAAGGAAGACATTTATCACAGAAAAATTCTGAAACATCTCTTTAGATGTACAAGTTGCTGAAACTGTTCAGATCTCAGACATCCttgataaaaacattaaatcagttaCAAAAGCTGAACCTGAGACGATAACATAAAAtatatttcatccatccatccatttttgatcGATTATTCGCAGTTGGGTCGTGGGagtagcagcctaagcagaggggcccagccacttgggccagctcctctgggggaatccaaaggcgttccctggccagccgagagacataatcACTCCAGAgtatcctgggtcttcttttaggccttctcccagatggatgtgcctggaaaaccttaccAGGGGTCCAGGAGCCTGAGCAAATTCCATTGGCTCATCTCGACATGGAGGAACAgccggtctactccgagcccctgatggatgactgaacttctcaccgtatctctaagggagaacccagctaccccacagagaaaactcatttggccgcttgtatccgcaatctccttCTTTTggtcaccatcgacatatatattgaACAAATCACGTCCATAGCCTCGGATTCTAAGTTTTTGTTTCCAAATggttcccaccaccaccattttgactgtgtcacacgtCACAGAGACATCTATGGAGCGCAGTGAGGGATAAATAGAGCGGCGTAATAGGGAGTGTTATTCCGACCAGTGATGGCATGAGATGAAGATGCATCatgaatttagcttaacatgatagatttttttcctCCGGACAAGGAATAATTACTGGTAACACTGGATGATAGGATATGAGCCACCTCTAGAGAGAACATTTTTTTAGGATTCTGAAATCTTTTAACCTATTTTCAGTGAAGGGGTATGATTTTAAATGTATGCATTTTACTGGTAAATAACTTCCAAAACGTCTGAATTGTCAAAATAGGAAAAAGTCATGATCGTGATTTAGCCAAACCAAAATCGTGATATTATTGTTTTTCCATATTTTTTTATTGTGAAATGAAACAAACCAAATAATAAAATCATCTGCAGTAAATAATAAGATGTACCCATAAAGATAGTAGAAGAATGACAGGAAGTAGAAAGCCAGTTTGCACCAGACTTTCTTCTGACAGAAGGCTAGGATGTCAGCATTCATGATGGTGGTTGGGTAATAAAGTCCAAGACCGCTCATCACTGGTCTGCTCGTATTTctgcagcacagattgggattaaAACAGCATATTTGTAACACAAGCATCATGTA from Nothobranchius furzeri strain GRZ-AD chromosome 18, NfurGRZ-RIMD1, whole genome shotgun sequence harbors:
- the neff2 gene encoding neurofilament light polypeptide, encoding MSYESFFSYRRPWDKNSRSTKSSMSSSLYSSPRLQSGKRILKMTSSSLPDGSQRMDLTQASSINTELLEVRSQERAQLVDLNDRFATYIEKVRHLELQNRALLAELDALRRRQNDPSHLQALYEGEARSLRALIDSENNEKMKMEAERDYLQDVCEQMKERCEEEARQRIDAEEALQRAREEASRVVLYNCDAEATVVSLCDEIMFLKKVFAEEQAELQAQLQVSNITVDVELSRPDLSTALRDIRAQYERLANKNMQAAEDWCKSKFASVAEMASKNNEAVHAIREETMEYRRLLQSRSSEIEALQNVINSLNKQLEDLEDTQAKEVEKYQMRIGELEQDITEAKQEMAHYLREYQDLLNVKMALDIEIAAYRKLLEGEEIRLTYPSLQALI